In Pollutimonas sp. M17, a single genomic region encodes these proteins:
- the infA gene encoding translation initiation factor IF-1 translates to MAKEELIEMGGLVTEVLPDSRFRVTLDNGHPVVAYTGGKMRKHHIRILAGDKVSLEMSPYDLSKGRITFRHIAGRAPGAASQRRR, encoded by the coding sequence ATGGCCAAAGAAGAATTGATTGAAATGGGTGGTCTCGTCACCGAGGTCCTTCCCGACTCCCGCTTTCGTGTCACGCTGGACAATGGGCATCCCGTCGTCGCCTATACGGGCGGCAAGATGCGCAAACACCATATCCGCATCCTCGCCGGCGACAAGGTTTCGCTGGAAATGTCCCCTTACGATCTCAGCAAAGGCCGCATCACTTTCCGCCACATCGCCGGTCGCGCACCGGGCGCCGCCAGCCAGCGCCGCCGCTGA
- the pgi gene encoding glucose-6-phosphate isomerase, which translates to MPGALPTASEFPRLNDMPEWSAFEKAAAESRIHVHSLRVLNAAGIDLDISGQSSSPALTQAGEALLAARGFPQMRERLLSGGVANATEERAAWHTALRAPAPIDEVAAERQRLNEFVRLADSERRWRSIVHIGIGGSDWGVRLAVSAFGYAGTWRQVHFVANIDGHAIQGGLSGLDPHDTLIVLASKSFTTAETLQNGQRALEWLKASGVENPYEQIVAITARPDVAKAWGVPEPHIFTFWDWVGGRFSLWSAVSLTTALAVNADVVAGMQAGAAAMDAHFAEAPLDQNAPVQMALSGIVNRSVLDYGSLNIAPYDFRLSNLVPYIQQLEMESLGKSVNLSGQPAGVRTGPAVWGMPGTDAQHTFFQWLHQGSDGAPVDFIVCQHADHGWPEHHKSLLANCLAQREALLKGKTYEEALKECLDAGMPKAKAQWLAHHRVHAGGRPSNLIVLPRLSPYTLGALLALYEHKVFVQAVVWGINPFDQWGVEYGKVLAKGIMGELAGKDIDPRHDASTAHWVQTFGASFK; encoded by the coding sequence ATGCCCGGTGCTTTGCCCACCGCGTCCGAGTTCCCCCGTTTGAACGACATGCCCGAATGGTCGGCATTCGAGAAAGCGGCCGCCGAATCCCGTATCCATGTCCACAGCCTGCGCGTGCTGAATGCCGCAGGCATAGACCTGGACATCAGCGGGCAAAGCAGTTCGCCCGCGCTCACGCAGGCCGGCGAGGCCCTGCTGGCGGCTCGCGGTTTCCCGCAGATGCGCGAACGCCTGCTTTCGGGCGGCGTCGCCAATGCAACCGAAGAGCGCGCAGCCTGGCACACCGCCCTGCGCGCCCCCGCCCCCATCGATGAAGTGGCCGCCGAAAGGCAGCGGCTGAACGAGTTCGTGCGTCTGGCCGACTCCGAACGGCGGTGGCGCAGCATCGTGCATATCGGCATCGGCGGCAGCGACTGGGGCGTGCGGCTCGCGGTCAGCGCCTTCGGCTACGCCGGCACCTGGCGGCAGGTTCATTTCGTGGCCAACATCGACGGCCACGCCATACAAGGCGGGCTGTCGGGGCTCGATCCGCACGATACGCTGATCGTGCTGGCGTCCAAATCGTTCACGACGGCCGAAACGCTGCAAAATGGCCAGCGCGCGCTGGAATGGCTGAAGGCCTCGGGCGTTGAAAACCCCTACGAGCAGATCGTCGCCATTACCGCAAGGCCGGATGTCGCCAAGGCCTGGGGCGTGCCCGAGCCGCATATCTTTACCTTCTGGGACTGGGTGGGTGGGCGCTTTTCGCTCTGGTCGGCCGTAAGCCTGACCACCGCGCTGGCGGTCAATGCCGACGTGGTCGCCGGCATGCAGGCCGGCGCCGCCGCCATGGACGCCCACTTCGCCGAAGCGCCTTTGGACCAGAATGCGCCGGTGCAGATGGCCCTGTCGGGCATCGTCAATCGCAGCGTGCTGGACTATGGCTCGCTGAATATCGCGCCTTACGACTTCCGCCTGTCCAATCTGGTGCCTTATATCCAGCAGCTTGAAATGGAATCGCTAGGCAAGTCGGTGAACCTGTCGGGCCAGCCGGCGGGTGTGCGCACCGGCCCCGCCGTGTGGGGCATGCCCGGCACCGATGCGCAACATACTTTTTTCCAGTGGCTGCACCAGGGCAGCGATGGCGCGCCGGTGGACTTCATCGTCTGCCAGCACGCCGACCACGGCTGGCCCGAGCATCACAAAAGCCTTCTGGCCAACTGCCTGGCGCAGCGCGAAGCGCTACTCAAGGGCAAGACCTATGAAGAGGCCCTGAAAGAATGCCTGGATGCCGGCATGCCGAAAGCGAAGGCCCAGTGGCTGGCCCACCACCGCGTGCATGCCGGAGGACGCCCGTCCAACCTGATCGTGCTGCCCCGCCTGTCGCCCTACACGCTGGGCGCCCTGCTGGCCCTTTACGAGCACAAGGTCTTCGTGCAAGCCGTGGTCTGGGGCATCAACCCCTTTGATCAATGGGGCGTGGAGTACGGCAAGGTGCTGGCCAAGGGCATCATGGGCGAACTTGCGGGCAAGGATATCGACCCCAGGCACGATGCCTCCACCGCGCATTGGGTGCAGACTTTCGGCGCTTCATTCAAATAA
- the rfbC gene encoding dTDP-4-dehydrorhamnose 3,5-epimerase: MKVLDTRLPGVKRIEPAVHTDDRGHFLESYQARRYAQLLGAPVNFVQDNCSHSRKGVLRGLHYQVRHPQGKLIRVSQGAVFDVAVDLRPDSPTFGQWEGLVLEAEPYAPRAGYAAAPSQLWVPPGFAHGFLVLSESATVDYKCTDYYHPEDEACLRWDDPDLAIAWPQADPILSDRDRQGDTLKALQRAGRLPVTGTSLADA, from the coding sequence ATGAAGGTGCTCGATACCAGGCTGCCAGGCGTGAAGCGCATCGAACCCGCCGTGCATACCGACGATCGAGGCCACTTCCTGGAAAGCTACCAGGCCCGGCGCTATGCCCAACTGCTGGGCGCCCCTGTCAATTTCGTGCAGGACAACTGCAGCCATTCCCGCAAAGGGGTGCTGCGCGGCCTGCATTACCAAGTGCGGCATCCGCAAGGCAAGCTGATACGCGTATCGCAGGGTGCCGTCTTCGACGTGGCGGTGGACTTGCGCCCCGATTCGCCCACATTCGGCCAATGGGAAGGCCTGGTCCTGGAGGCGGAGCCGTACGCGCCCCGGGCCGGCTACGCCGCGGCGCCGTCCCAGTTGTGGGTACCGCCCGGCTTCGCCCATGGCTTCCTGGTGTTGTCCGAGAGCGCGACGGTGGACTACAAATGCACCGATTACTACCATCCCGAAGACGAAGCCTGCCTGCGATGGGACGATCCCGATCTGGCCATAGCATGGCCGCAAGCGGATCCCATCCTGTCTGACCGCGATCGGCAGGGCGATACCCTGAAGGCTTTGCAGCGGGCGGGCCGGTTGCCTGTGACGGGAACCAGCCTGGCGGACGCCTGA
- a CDS encoding acetyl-CoA C-acyltransferase: protein MATLQQAYIAAATRSSIGKAPRGVFSHTRPDDLLATVIRGLLAQVPSLDPAAVEDAIVGCAIPEGPQGLNVARIGALLSGLPTSVAGVTVNRFCASGLTAVAMAADRIRVGEADVIIAGGTESMSLVPTMGVSTSFSPEIFQRDENLGIAYGMGLTAEQVAARWKVSREDQDAFALRSHQRALAAQKAGEFADEILPIDVVRRKPDLQASGGVLDGSADDDVIVSHKTVSLDEGPRPDTSLEALARLRPAFAARGSVTAGNSSQVSDGAGALLVVSERALKTHGLTPIARFVSFAVKGVPPEIMGIGPKEAIPHALKLAGLSLDQIGWIELNEAFAAQSLAVIRDLGLNPDIVNPMGGAIALGHPLGATGAIRAATVIHGLRRRKLDYGMLTMCVGTGMGAAGIFQRV from the coding sequence ATGGCCACATTGCAACAGGCATACATTGCCGCCGCCACCCGCAGCTCCATCGGCAAGGCGCCGCGCGGCGTCTTTTCGCACACCCGTCCCGACGACCTGCTGGCGACCGTCATACGGGGCTTGCTGGCCCAGGTTCCCAGCCTGGACCCCGCCGCTGTCGAAGACGCCATCGTCGGCTGCGCGATTCCAGAAGGCCCGCAGGGGCTGAACGTGGCGCGCATCGGCGCGCTGCTCTCTGGCCTGCCCACATCGGTCGCGGGCGTGACGGTCAACCGCTTCTGCGCGTCGGGCCTGACCGCCGTCGCCATGGCGGCCGACCGCATACGCGTGGGCGAGGCCGATGTGATCATTGCCGGCGGCACCGAGTCCATGAGCCTGGTGCCGACCATGGGCGTCAGCACCTCGTTCAGTCCGGAGATCTTCCAGCGCGACGAGAACCTGGGCATCGCCTACGGCATGGGGCTGACGGCCGAGCAAGTGGCCGCGCGATGGAAGGTGTCGCGCGAAGACCAGGATGCCTTCGCCCTGCGTTCGCACCAGCGCGCCCTGGCGGCCCAGAAGGCGGGCGAATTCGCCGATGAAATCCTGCCCATCGATGTCGTGCGCCGCAAGCCGGATCTGCAAGCCAGCGGCGGCGTGCTGGATGGTTCGGCGGACGACGACGTCATCGTCAGCCATAAGACGGTGTCGCTGGACGAGGGCCCGCGCCCCGACACCAGCCTGGAGGCCCTGGCCCGGCTGCGGCCCGCGTTTGCGGCGCGCGGCAGCGTAACGGCGGGCAACAGTTCGCAGGTGTCCGATGGCGCCGGCGCGCTGCTGGTGGTGTCCGAGCGCGCGCTCAAGACGCATGGACTGACGCCCATCGCCCGCTTCGTTTCCTTCGCCGTCAAAGGCGTGCCGCCCGAAATCATGGGCATAGGCCCTAAAGAGGCCATCCCGCATGCACTGAAGCTGGCCGGCCTGAGCCTCGACCAGATCGGCTGGATAGAATTGAACGAAGCCTTTGCCGCGCAATCGCTGGCGGTCATCCGCGACCTGGGTTTGAATCCGGACATCGTCAATCCCATGGGCGGCGCCATTGCCCTGGGCCACCCATTGGGCGCCACCGGCGCGATACGGGCGGCCACCGTCATCCATGGCCTGCGCCGGCGCAAGCTGGACTATGGCATGCTGACCATGTGCGTGGGCACCGGGATGGGCGCCGCAGGCATATTCCAACGGGTGTGA
- the rfbD gene encoding dTDP-4-dehydrorhamnose reductase — MNVVLTGASGQLGRCLHDRLPADWDLAGLTRAELDITDGRAVARVLARLRPDCIVNAAAYTAVDQAEREPDAAMAVNEQGARHLARAACDIGARLIHISTDYVFDGHASRPYAELDSGNPLNAYGRSKLLGERALRQACPSSLVLRTSWLYSEYGGNFVKTMLRMARAAGTDAPAIRVVNDQFGCPTYAGDLADAVIRLAGSDPAASGIYHYCGADVMSWHGFAQEVFDCAGRRDAAFPVPRLVGIAGSDYPSLARRPAYSALSCEKIEALGMRRASLRDALPKVLARLI; from the coding sequence TTGAACGTCGTATTGACCGGCGCAAGCGGGCAGCTGGGACGCTGCCTGCATGATCGGCTTCCGGCCGATTGGGATCTGGCCGGCCTGACACGCGCCGAGTTGGATATCACCGACGGCCGCGCCGTTGCCCGGGTGCTGGCCCGCCTCCGGCCGGATTGCATCGTCAACGCCGCCGCCTATACCGCGGTGGACCAGGCCGAGCGCGAACCCGATGCGGCCATGGCGGTCAACGAGCAGGGCGCCCGCCACCTGGCGCGGGCCGCCTGCGATATCGGGGCGCGCCTGATCCATATCTCAACCGATTACGTCTTCGATGGGCACGCGTCGCGGCCATATGCCGAGCTCGATTCCGGCAATCCGCTGAATGCCTACGGACGCAGCAAGCTGCTGGGCGAACGCGCCCTGCGGCAGGCATGTCCGTCCAGCCTGGTCTTGCGCACATCATGGCTATATAGCGAATACGGCGGCAATTTCGTCAAGACCATGCTGCGCATGGCAAGGGCCGCCGGCACCGATGCGCCGGCCATCCGCGTGGTGAACGACCAGTTCGGCTGTCCCACCTACGCGGGCGACCTGGCCGATGCCGTGATCAGGCTGGCGGGGTCGGACCCGGCCGCCTCGGGCATTTACCATTATTGCGGCGCCGACGTCATGTCGTGGCATGGATTCGCGCAGGAGGTGTTCGATTGCGCAGGCCGGCGGGATGCGGCCTTTCCGGTACCGAGACTGGTGGGCATCGCCGGCAGCGACTACCCCAGCCTGGCCAGGCGGCCGGCTTATTCCGCTTTGTCGTGCGAGAAAATCGAAGCGCTGGGCATGCGCCGCGCGAGCTTGCGCGACGCCTTGCCCAAAGTGCTTGCCCGCCTTATTTGA
- a CDS encoding DMT family transporter — MQATDLRNLFLLASLWGSSFMFMRVAIEDFGPIPLIAMRVGISALFLLGVTVVTHNGAAIIAHWKAMAVAGVLNVAMPFLCLSYAVQTMMAGTLSIVNAMVPLFGGIIAWAWLRERLSWARVLGLAIGFAGIVVLMLDKLSFVPGGEGWVVVIALGGPFFYGLGACHLSKYLHGVAPIACATGSMIAASIVLLPLSLLTWPDTPIAALSWASVTCLAILCTGIAYLIFYRLVARVGASKSITVTFLAPPFGVFWGVLLLDEPLTINVILGAAIVLVGTLLATGFIGGKAARS, encoded by the coding sequence ATGCAAGCCACCGATCTGCGCAATCTCTTCCTGCTGGCCTCCCTGTGGGGCAGCTCGTTCATGTTCATGCGGGTGGCCATCGAGGATTTCGGTCCCATACCCCTGATCGCCATGCGCGTGGGCATCAGCGCGCTGTTCCTGCTGGGGGTGACCGTAGTCACGCATAACGGCGCGGCGATCATCGCCCACTGGAAGGCCATGGCTGTGGCCGGCGTGCTGAATGTGGCGATGCCATTCCTGTGCCTGAGCTATGCCGTGCAGACCATGATGGCGGGCACCTTGTCCATCGTCAATGCCATGGTGCCCTTGTTCGGCGGCATCATCGCCTGGGCCTGGCTGCGCGAACGGCTGTCCTGGGCGCGCGTGCTGGGGCTTGCCATCGGCTTTGCGGGCATCGTGGTGCTGATGCTGGACAAATTGTCGTTCGTCCCGGGAGGCGAAGGATGGGTGGTCGTCATCGCCCTGGGCGGCCCCTTCTTCTACGGCCTGGGCGCCTGCCATCTCAGCAAATACCTGCATGGCGTGGCGCCCATCGCCTGCGCCACGGGCAGCATGATCGCGGCATCCATCGTGCTGCTTCCCCTGTCGCTGCTGACCTGGCCGGATACGCCGATTGCGGCCCTGTCCTGGGCCTCGGTGACCTGCCTGGCCATTTTATGCACCGGCATCGCCTACCTGATCTTCTATCGGCTGGTGGCCAGGGTGGGCGCCTCGAAGTCCATCACCGTGACCTTCCTGGCACCGCCCTTTGGCGTGTTCTGGGGCGTGCTGCTGCTGGACGAGCCCTTGACGATCAATGTGATCCTGGGCGCGGCCATCGTGCTGGTCGGCACCTTGCTGGCCACGGGCTTCATCGGCGGCAAGGCCGCCCGCAGCTGA
- a CDS encoding thiamine pyrophosphate-binding protein: protein MSKEWVTDVYGTIKAIGVRQVAYVPDAGHTQLIKLCDADPDIHSVSLTTEEEGVAMLGGAWLGGQKGMMLIQSSGVGNCINMLALIQECRMPFLTLVTMRGEWGEFNPWQCPMGQSTQAVLESAGVFVVRADNEKEIPETVRAAALLAFNSNRAVAVLISQKVLGIKDFNK from the coding sequence ATGAGCAAGGAATGGGTTACAGACGTGTACGGCACGATCAAGGCCATAGGCGTGCGGCAGGTCGCTTATGTGCCCGATGCGGGCCACACGCAATTGATCAAGCTGTGCGATGCCGACCCCGACATCCATTCGGTGTCCCTGACGACTGAAGAGGAAGGCGTGGCGATGCTGGGTGGCGCATGGCTGGGCGGCCAGAAAGGCATGATGCTAATCCAGTCCAGCGGCGTCGGCAATTGCATCAACATGCTTGCATTGATCCAGGAATGCCGCATGCCATTCCTGACCCTGGTCACCATGCGCGGCGAATGGGGCGAGTTCAATCCCTGGCAGTGTCCAATGGGGCAATCGACCCAGGCCGTGCTTGAAAGCGCGGGCGTGTTCGTCGTGCGTGCGGACAACGAAAAAGAAATACCCGAAACGGTTCGCGCCGCCGCCTTGCTGGCATTCAATTCGAACCGCGCGGTAGCCGTATTGATCAGCCAGAAGGTTCTGGGCATCAAAGACTTTAACAAGTGA
- a CDS encoding thiamine pyrophosphate-dependent enzyme, with translation MSLTTATTLNRRKSVAQILANRGEALLVASLGNPTYDTSAAGDDPRNFYVWGAMGGTCMVGLGLALAQPDRQVLAFVGDGEMLMGIGSFATIAVKQPKNLKIIVIDNEHYGETGMQPAHSGRGVDIAGIASACGFPTAYTVSTQAELDKTAESICSRPGLECVVVKVMASVEPSSLPSRDGPYLRSRFREAVLGQGKGGHN, from the coding sequence ATGAGCCTTACAACAGCGACCACATTGAACCGACGCAAAAGCGTTGCGCAAATACTGGCCAACCGGGGCGAAGCCCTGCTGGTGGCCAGCCTGGGCAACCCCACCTACGACACCTCCGCCGCCGGCGACGATCCACGCAATTTCTATGTGTGGGGAGCGATGGGCGGTACCTGCATGGTGGGCCTGGGCCTGGCGCTGGCCCAGCCCGACCGGCAGGTCCTGGCCTTTGTCGGCGATGGCGAAATGCTGATGGGCATCGGGTCGTTCGCCACGATCGCCGTGAAGCAGCCCAAGAACCTGAAGATCATCGTCATCGACAACGAGCATTATGGCGAGACCGGCATGCAGCCCGCGCACTCGGGGCGCGGCGTGGACATTGCGGGAATCGCAAGCGCTTGCGGCTTCCCGACTGCCTATACGGTAAGCACACAGGCCGAACTGGACAAGACGGCGGAAAGCATCTGCAGCCGGCCCGGACTGGAATGCGTGGTGGTGAAAGTCATGGCTTCGGTCGAGCCCAGTTCGCTGCCGTCGCGGGACGGCCCCTACTTGCGCAGCCGCTTCCGCGAGGCGGTGCTTGGGCAAGGCAAAGGCGGGCATAATTAA
- a CDS encoding 3-hydroxyacyl-CoA dehydrogenase/enoyl-CoA hydratase family protein, which translates to MQSNRFHIRKVAVCGAGVMGAQIAAHCVNAGVPVVLFDLAAKEGDKNAIAKQAIAQLKKLNPAPLGTPELADLIVPANYDDDLHRLSECDLVIEAIAERMDWKTDLYHRLAPAIKPDAIIASNTSGLSITRLSQALPEALRRRFCGVHFFNPPRYMTLVELIPTADTEPGLLDVLETFLVSQLGKGVLRAKDTPNFIGNRIGVFGILSVFAQAQKFGLSYEQVDELTGTRLGRAKSGTYRTADVVGLDTLAHVIRTMQEQLPDDPFHAHFGVPPVLAGLIEQGALGQKTGAGFYRKQGKAILRLDPAKKEYVPADAVIDPAVAEILALRDPARKLKALHDSDHPQAQFLWAILRDSFHYSAVHLADIADTARQLDLAMKWGFGHAQGPFEIWQAAGWHDVANWITKDINAGKTLSSTPLPEWATCGPVWEAKGVHTQAGSWNPRQKRYEGRSTLPVYERQVGAPRLVGEASALEPVIVHEDEAVRCWTLPAPHPRDVLIVSFKTKMHTLSPGVVRGIVHAVDLAESSFRALVIGQLDDPFSAGADLKAMLPAFEQGGAQAVEPIQREMQDMVRRLRYAQVPVVAALAGMALGGGCELSVHCAKRVAHFETYIGLVEAGIGLVPGAGGLSYCARRAAEQQAQDAPDAPLLAFVKKFALSVATAQVSKSALDARKIGYLLPSDTIVMNRHELLYVALREALAMAESGWRAPLPALFPVAGRDGAATLEAQLVNMKVGGFISDYDFTVAKKVAQAICGGDVDPGSMVDEAWMLRQERKAFLHLLVQPQTQERIAGLLKTGKPVRN; encoded by the coding sequence ATGCAGTCCAATCGTTTTCATATACGCAAGGTCGCCGTTTGCGGCGCGGGCGTGATGGGCGCGCAAATCGCCGCGCACTGCGTGAACGCCGGTGTTCCGGTGGTGCTGTTCGATCTGGCTGCGAAAGAGGGCGATAAGAACGCCATCGCCAAACAGGCTATCGCGCAGCTGAAGAAACTGAACCCCGCGCCGCTGGGCACGCCTGAGTTGGCCGATCTCATCGTGCCCGCCAATTACGACGACGATCTGCACCGGCTGTCCGAGTGCGATCTGGTCATCGAAGCGATCGCCGAGCGCATGGATTGGAAGACGGATCTCTACCACAGGCTCGCGCCGGCCATAAAGCCCGATGCCATCATCGCCAGCAACACGTCGGGGCTGTCGATCACCCGGCTTTCGCAGGCCCTGCCCGAGGCGCTGCGTCGGCGCTTCTGCGGCGTGCATTTCTTCAACCCGCCGCGCTACATGACCCTGGTCGAGCTGATTCCCACGGCCGACACCGAACCGGGCCTGCTCGACGTGCTGGAGACATTCCTGGTGTCGCAGCTGGGCAAGGGCGTGCTCCGGGCCAAGGATACGCCCAATTTCATCGGCAACCGCATCGGCGTTTTCGGCATATTGTCGGTATTCGCGCAGGCGCAGAAATTCGGCCTGTCCTACGAGCAGGTCGACGAATTGACGGGCACGCGCCTGGGCCGGGCCAAATCGGGCACCTATCGCACGGCCGATGTCGTCGGCCTGGATACGCTGGCCCATGTCATCCGCACCATGCAGGAGCAATTGCCCGACGATCCCTTCCATGCCCATTTCGGCGTGCCGCCCGTGCTGGCCGGCCTGATCGAGCAGGGCGCCCTGGGCCAGAAGACCGGCGCCGGCTTTTATCGCAAGCAGGGCAAGGCGATCTTGCGGCTGGACCCCGCCAAAAAGGAATACGTGCCGGCCGACGCCGTCATCGATCCGGCCGTGGCCGAAATCCTGGCATTGCGCGACCCGGCCAGGAAGCTGAAAGCCCTGCATGACTCCGACCATCCGCAGGCGCAATTCCTGTGGGCCATACTGCGCGACAGCTTCCACTACAGCGCGGTCCACCTGGCCGATATCGCCGACACGGCGCGCCAGCTGGACCTGGCCATGAAGTGGGGGTTCGGCCATGCGCAAGGCCCCTTCGAGATATGGCAGGCGGCCGGCTGGCACGATGTCGCCAACTGGATCACCAAAGACATCAATGCCGGCAAGACCCTGTCCAGCACGCCCTTGCCCGAATGGGCCACGTGCGGGCCGGTATGGGAGGCCAAGGGCGTGCATACGCAGGCGGGGTCATGGAATCCGCGCCAGAAGCGCTACGAAGGGCGCAGCACCCTGCCGGTGTACGAACGCCAGGTGGGGGCGCCGCGCCTGGTGGGCGAGGCCTCCGCCCTGGAGCCGGTCATCGTCCACGAAGACGAAGCCGTGCGCTGCTGGACCTTGCCGGCGCCCCATCCGCGCGACGTGCTGATCGTATCGTTCAAGACCAAGATGCACACGCTCAGCCCGGGCGTGGTGCGCGGCATCGTGCATGCGGTCGATCTGGCCGAGTCCTCCTTCCGGGCGCTGGTCATCGGCCAACTGGACGATCCGTTTTCCGCGGGCGCCGACCTGAAGGCCATGCTGCCCGCTTTCGAGCAGGGCGGCGCCCAGGCGGTCGAGCCCATACAGCGCGAAATGCAGGATATGGTCCGGCGATTGCGCTATGCGCAGGTTCCCGTCGTGGCGGCCCTGGCCGGAATGGCGCTGGGAGGCGGCTGCGAACTCTCCGTGCATTGCGCCAAGCGGGTGGCGCATTTCGAAACCTACATCGGCCTGGTCGAGGCCGGGATCGGCCTGGTTCCCGGCGCAGGGGGGCTGAGCTATTGCGCCCGGCGCGCGGCCGAGCAGCAGGCGCAGGATGCGCCCGACGCTCCCTTGCTGGCTTTCGTTAAGAAGTTCGCGCTGTCGGTGGCGACCGCCCAGGTATCGAAGTCGGCGCTGGATGCCCGCAAGATAGGCTACCTGCTGCCGTCCGACACCATCGTCATGAATCGCCACGAGCTTCTGTATGTGGCGCTGCGCGAAGCCCTGGCCATGGCGGAATCGGGCTGGCGGGCGCCGCTGCCCGCGCTTTTCCCGGTAGCCGGGCGCGACGGCGCCGCCACCCTCGAGGCCCAGCTGGTCAACATGAAGGTTGGCGGTTTCATTTCCGATTACGACTTCACGGTAGCCAAAAAGGTGGCGCAGGCGATATGCGGGGGCGACGTGGATCCGGGATCCATGGTCGACGAGGCCTGGATGCTCAGGCAGGAACGCAAGGCTTTTCTTCACCTGCTGGTCCAGCCACAGACCCAGGAACGCATCGCCGGCCTGCTCAAGACCGGCAAGCCGGTACGCAACTGA
- a CDS encoding ABC transporter substrate-binding protein — MKFKNAALALALGALFIPVQSQAQSDSVKIAFITDMSGLYSDFDGPGGLDAVRMAVSDFGGKVLGKPVEVLFADHQNKADIAANRARQWWDQDNVDLVIGGSNSSASLAISNISKEKQKVFISAGAGADSLTEEACQPYMVRYTYSTSAHAIGTATAMVRDGGKKWYFVTADYAFGHSLEKASANVVKAQGGEVLGAVRHPLSTADFSSFLMQAQASGADVVGLANGGGDLINSIKTAKEFGIAKTMRLAGLMVFITDVHSLGLETTAGMYLTDGWYWDKDDASREFSKRFYEKHQKMPTTFQAGDYSATLTYLKAVKAAGTTEADAVMKELKSMKIDDMFAKGYVRADGTMVHDMYLMQVKTPAESKAPWDYYKTVATIPGDEAYVPTKTGVCPLMPKS; from the coding sequence ATCAAATTCAAGAATGCGGCATTGGCCTTGGCGCTGGGCGCGCTCTTCATTCCTGTGCAAAGCCAGGCGCAAAGCGATTCGGTAAAGATCGCGTTCATCACCGACATGTCGGGCCTGTATTCGGATTTCGACGGCCCCGGCGGCCTGGATGCGGTCAGGATGGCTGTCAGCGACTTCGGCGGCAAGGTGCTGGGCAAGCCGGTCGAGGTGCTCTTTGCCGATCACCAGAACAAGGCCGACATCGCGGCCAACCGGGCGCGCCAATGGTGGGACCAGGACAACGTCGATCTGGTGATCGGCGGTTCCAACTCGTCGGCCTCACTGGCGATCAGCAATATTTCCAAGGAAAAGCAGAAAGTCTTCATCAGCGCGGGCGCCGGCGCCGACAGCCTGACCGAGGAGGCATGCCAGCCCTACATGGTCCGCTATACCTATTCGACTTCGGCGCACGCCATCGGCACGGCAACGGCCATGGTGCGCGACGGCGGAAAGAAATGGTACTTCGTCACGGCCGACTACGCTTTCGGCCATTCGCTTGAAAAGGCCAGCGCCAACGTGGTCAAGGCCCAGGGCGGCGAGGTTCTTGGCGCCGTCCGCCATCCCCTGAGCACGGCTGATTTCTCGTCCTTCCTGATGCAGGCCCAAGCCTCCGGCGCCGATGTCGTGGGCCTGGCCAACGGTGGGGGAGACCTCATCAATTCCATCAAGACGGCCAAGGAATTCGGCATCGCAAAAACCATGCGCCTGGCGGGCCTGATGGTTTTCATTACCGACGTGCACAGCCTGGGGCTGGAGACCACCGCGGGCATGTACCTGACCGACGGCTGGTATTGGGACAAGGACGACGCGTCGCGCGAGTTCTCCAAGCGCTTCTATGAGAAGCACCAGAAGATGCCCACCACCTTCCAGGCGGGCGACTACTCGGCCACCCTGACCTACCTGAAAGCGGTCAAGGCCGCCGGCACCACCGAGGCCGATGCGGTCATGAAAGAACTCAAGTCCATGAAGATCGACGACATGTTCGCCAAGGGCTATGTGCGCGCCGACGGCACGATGGTGCACGACATGTACCTGATGCAGGTCAAGACTCCGGCCGAATCGAAAGCGCCGTGGGACTACTACAAGACGGTGGCCACGATTCCGGGCGACGAAGCCTACGTGCCGACCAAGACAGGCGTGTGCCCGCTGATGCCGAAAAGCTGA